In Pseudomonas asiatica, the following are encoded in one genomic region:
- a CDS encoding isocitrate lyase/PEP mutase family protein, with product MPKASHQDLRFAFRELLASGSCYHTASVFDPMSARIAADLGFEVGILGGSVASLQVLAAPDFALITLSEFVEQATRIGRVAQLPVLADADHGYGNALNVMRTVIELERAGVAALTIEDTLLPAQFGRKSTDLIPVEEGVGKIRAALEARVDSSLSIIARTNAGVLTTEEIIVRTQSYQKAGADGICMVGVKDFEQLEQIAEHLTVPLMLVTYGNPNLRDDERLARLGVRIVVDGHAAYFAAIKATYDCLRLQRGQQNKSENLSATELSHTYTQPEDYIRWAKEYMSVEE from the coding sequence ATGCCCAAGGCTTCCCATCAAGATCTGCGTTTTGCCTTCCGCGAGCTGCTCGCTTCAGGTTCCTGTTATCACACCGCATCGGTGTTCGACCCGATGTCGGCACGCATTGCCGCAGACCTGGGCTTCGAGGTCGGCATCCTCGGTGGCTCCGTCGCTTCGCTGCAGGTACTGGCTGCACCGGACTTCGCCCTGATCACCCTCAGCGAGTTCGTCGAGCAGGCCACCCGAATTGGTCGTGTGGCACAACTGCCGGTGCTGGCTGACGCCGACCATGGCTATGGCAACGCGCTGAACGTCATGCGCACGGTCATCGAACTGGAGCGCGCCGGCGTGGCTGCGCTGACCATCGAGGACACCCTGCTGCCTGCCCAGTTCGGGCGCAAGTCCACCGACCTGATCCCGGTTGAAGAGGGCGTAGGCAAGATCCGTGCGGCGCTGGAGGCACGGGTCGATTCGTCGCTGTCGATCATTGCCCGGACCAACGCTGGCGTGCTCACCACCGAAGAAATCATCGTGCGTACCCAGAGCTACCAGAAGGCCGGAGCCGATGGCATCTGCATGGTGGGGGTGAAGGACTTCGAGCAACTCGAGCAGATTGCCGAGCACCTGACGGTGCCATTGATGCTGGTGACCTACGGCAACCCGAACCTGCGTGACGACGAGCGCCTGGCACGCCTGGGCGTGCGCATCGTAGTCGATGGTCACGCGGCCTACTTTGCCGCCATCAAGGCCACCTACGATTGCCTGCGGCTGCAGCGCGGCCAGCAGAACAAGTCGGAAAACCTCAGCGCCACCGAACTCTCGCACACCTACACCCAGCCCGAGGACTACATCCGCTGGGCCAAGGAGTACATGAGCGTCGAGGAGTGA